One genomic segment of Panicum virgatum strain AP13 chromosome 2N, P.virgatum_v5, whole genome shotgun sequence includes these proteins:
- the LOC120660142 gene encoding protein FEZ-like, with translation MEEKKPSERVKETLPENRRLESGGGVEVGTEDDDLVFPGFRFHPTDQELLSFYLARKVEKKGFSIGIIKEVDIYKHDPWDLPNEARHVVQGAGDKEDWYFFCLRGRKYRNSIRANRVTGSGFWKATGIDKPIHGSAGGECLGLKKSLVYYRGSAGRGTKTDWMMHEFRLPSTASSAAELQDAEIWTICRIFKRNMSYSRRCQQQKQENGSKRCQQQQQLQYYYDYRYHHQHGASMTSSFGSSEASEAYPTDNHQPFLLHGLHGVSSAKTTTTTSSGLMGAPLLPSMSVWSELTTFRDSGSTWDELGRIMEI, from the exons ATGGAGGAGAAGAAGCCGTCGGAAAGGGTCAAGGAGACACTACCGGAAAACCGACGTTTGGAGAGTGGCGGCGGAGTGGAAGTCGGAACTGAAGATGATGATTTGGTGTTTCCTGGGTTCCGGTTCCATCCGACCGATCAGGAGCTCTTGAGCTTCTACCTTGCGAGGAAGGTGGAGAAGAAGGGCTTCAGTATTGGCATCATCAAGGAGGTCGACATCTACAAGCACGACCCCTGGGATCTTCCAA ATGAAGCTCGGCATGTGGTGCAGGGTGCAGGAGACAAAGAAGACTGGTACTTCTTCTGCCTGCGTGGCCGCAAGTACAGGAACAGCATCCGGGCCAACCGCGTCACCGGCTCCGGCTTCTGGAAGGCCACCGGCATCGACAAGCCCATAcacggcagcgccggcggcgagtgcCTTGGGCTCAAGAAGTCCCTCGTCTACTACCGCGGCAGCGCCGGTAGGGGCACCAAGACCGACTGGATGATGCACGAGTTCCGCCTCCCCTCGACGGCGTCGTCGGCTGCCGAGCTCCAAGATGCA GAAATATGGACGATATGCCGGATCTTCAAGAGGAACATGTCCTACAGTAGGAGGTGCCAGCAGCAGAAACAAGAAAACGGCAGCAAACgatgccagcagcagcagcagttgcagTATTACTATGACTACCGCTATCACCATCAGCACGGCGCTTCCATGACGAGCAGCTTCGGTTCGTCAGAGGCGAGCGAGGCTTATCCCACTGACAACCACCAACCGTTCCTGCTGCACGGTCTCCATGGCGTATCATCAgccaaaacaacaacaacaacttcATCAGGATTGATGGGAGCTCCTTTGCTGCCATCGATGTCAGTGTGGAGCGAGCTGACGACTTTCAGAGACAGCGGTAGCACCTGGGACGAGCTCGGGAGGATCATGGAGATCTGA